One Salvia splendens isolate huo1 chromosome 12, SspV2, whole genome shotgun sequence genomic window carries:
- the LOC121759509 gene encoding probable beta-1,3-galactosyltransferase 2: MKNKGGGGEQFSRSVVSQKWTLFLCLGSFCSGLLFTNRTWILPEAKGVARTTAYEAEKLKLVAEGCDPTFNSVKRVPKEIFKEVSNTQHAIKTLDKTISSLEMELAAAKAAQESVLSGAPSSENEKGSTKRRKYFMVVGVNTAFSSRKRRDSVRATWMPQGEKRRALEAEKGIAVRFVIGHSATLGGILDRAVEAEVQKHGDIMRLNHVEGYLELSAKTKAYFASAVALWDAEYYVKVDDDVHVNIATLAETLARHRKKPRVYIGCMKSGPVLSQRGVRYHEPEFWKFGDNGNKYFRHATGQLYAISKDLATYISVNKNVLHKFANEDVSLGSWFIGLDVQHIDDRRLCCGTPPDCEWKAQAGNICVASFDWSCSGICRSVDRIKEVHRRCGESEDAVWKAKI; encoded by the exons ATGAAGAAcaaaggaggaggaggagagcaGTTTTCAAGAAGTGTTGTATCTCAAAAATGGACTCTTTTTCTCTGCCTTGGTAGCTTCTGTTCTGGGTTGCTCTTCACCAACAG AACATGGATTTTGCCAGAAGCGAAAGGCGTGGCAAGAACGACAGCATATGAAGCCGAGAAGCTAAAGCTTGTTGCAGAAGGCTGTGATCCAACATTT AACAGTGTGAAAAGAGTGCCAAAGGAGATTTTCAAGGAAGTTTCCAATACTCAACATGCTATAAA GACGCTTGATAAGACCATTTCCTCGTTGGAGATGGAGCTAGCTGCAGCCAAAGCAGCACAGGAATCCGTCCTCAGTGGCGCCCCCTCGTCCGAAAATGAAAAGGGTTCGACTAAAAGAAGGAAGTACTTCATGGTTGTTGGAGTAAACACTGCTTTCAGCAGCAGGAAAAGGAGAGATTCAGTTCGTGCAACGTGGATGCCACAAG GAGAGAAACGACGAGCTTTGGAGGCAGAGAAAGGGATAGCAGTCCGGTTTGTCATTGGTCACAG TGCTACTTTAGGAGGAATACTAGATAGAGCCGTTGAGGCCGAAGTCCAGAAGCACGGGGACATCATGAGACTG AATCACGTTGAAGGCTATCTCGAGCTGTCTGCGAAGACTAAGGCCTACTTCGCCTCTGCTGTCGCGTTGTGGGACGCAGAGTACTACGTGAAAGTCGACGATGATGTCCATGTCAACATAG CAACGCTCGCTGAAACGCTAGCTAGGCATCGGAAGAAGCCTAGAGTTTACATCGGATGCATGAAATCCGGCCCCGTCCTCTCCCAGAG GGGAGTGAGGTACCACGAGCCCGAGTTTTGGAAGTTTGGAGACAACGGGAACAAGTACTTCCGCCACGCGACAGGGCAGTTATACGCTATATCGAAAGATCTAGCCACTTACATCTCAGTAAACAA GAATGTTCTGCACAAGTTTGCTAATGAGGACGTCTCTCTCGGATCTTGGTTCATAGGGCTAGACGTGCAGCACATAGACGACCGGAGATTGTGCTGTGGCACGCCTCCAG ATTGCGAATGGAAGGCACAGGCCGGGAACATTTGTGTTGCTTCGTTCGATTGGAGCTGCAGCGGGATATGCAGATCAGTGGATAGGATAAAGGAGGTTCATAGAAGATGTGGTGAAAGTGAAGATGCTGTGTGGAAGGCTAAGATCTGA
- the LOC121757126 gene encoding probable WRKY transcription factor 31, whose product MATQGGLSFDPDHSLIRLFHLRKTLFHSHQLKIHHISPQMEAPATIEFPVCASDDRGKRKVLDVMELFPEKKEGCGREDDDEDGEKGIDHLRGGVNTGLHLTTGSDESGVEDGACLIPESKRAKIEVEFLQAEMERLNSENDCLKSENARLKEYMLHQMMSGGDEEGSLSPLEGQTSRDVHDKDVVGDHERCLESKAQKLAHSPRSVDQATEATMRKARVSVRARSEATMITDGCQWRKYGQKLAKGNPCPRAYYRCTMGVGCPVRKQVQRCVDDTTILITTYEGNHNHPLPPTAMAMASTTSSAARMLLSGSMPSADGLMNSNFLARTLLPCSSSMAGPISAPATISASAPFPTITLDLTQSPNPLQLTKPSNQFPLSFLNPSTAAAAFLPQIFGQALYNQSKFSGLQMSSPELNQGPHDHPSPLHQQNHLSEAVNALATDPNFAAALAAAISSLIGGGPSPSNGNDSNNNNNNEQ is encoded by the exons ATGGCCACACAAGGTGGACTCTCCTTTGATCCAGATCACAGTCTCATCAGACTGTTTCATCTCAGAAAAACCCTCTTCCACTCTCATCAGCTCAAAATCCACCACATTTCGCCTCAAATGGAGGCTCCGGCCACCATTGAGTTTCCGGTCTGCGCCTCTGACGATCGCGGGAAGAGGAAGGTTCTCGACGTGATGGAGTTATTCCCGGAGAAGAAAGAGGGCTGTGGCCGCGAAGACGATGATGAGGATGGGGAGAAAGGGATAGACCACTTAAGAGGAGGAGTTAAT ACCGGTTTGCATCTTACGACAGGGAGTGATGAGTCGGGAGTCGAAGACGGGGCGTGCTTGATTCCGGAGAGCAAAAGAGCGAAAATCGAG GTGGAGTTTCTTCAAGCGGAAATGGAGAGGTTGAATTCGGAGAATGATTGTTTGAAGTCGGAGAATGCTCGTTTGAAGGAATATATGTTGCATCAAATGATGTCCGGGGGTGATGAGGAGGGTTCGTTGTCCCCGCTCGAAGGGCAAACTAGTCGGGATGTCCACGACAAAGATGTCGTGGGTGACCACGAACGGTGTTTGGAGAGCAAGGCTCAGAAGCTCGCACACTCTCCGAGAAGCGTTGATCAGGCCACTGAGGCTACTATGAGGAAGGCCCGTGTCTCGGTCCGTGCTAGGTCCGAGGCCACTATG ATCACGGATGGATGCCAATGGCGAAAGTACGGGCAGAAGTTGGCTAAGGGCAACCCATGCCCTCGTGCATACTATCGCTGCACGATGGGCGTGGGTTGCCCTGTCCGAAAACAG GTCCAACGATGCGTAGACGACACGACCATCCTCATAACGACCTACGAGGGAAACCACAACCACCCGTTGCCCCCGACCGCCATGGCCATGGCGTCGACCACATCCTCCGCCGCGAGAATGCTCCTCTCCGGCTCGATGCCGAGCGCCGACGGCCTAATGAACTCGAATTTCCTAGCTAGAACCCTCCTCCCATGCTCCTCGAGCATGGCCGGCCCGATCTCGGCCCCGGCCACGATCTCCGCCTCGGCCCCATTCCCAACCATCACACTAGACCTTACACAATCACCCAACCCTCTCCAATTAACCAAACCCTCCAACCAATTCCCCCTCTCCTTCCTCAATCCGTCCACGGCCGCGGCCGCCTTTCTCCCGCAGATCTTCGGCCAGGCCTTGTACAACCAATCCAAATTCTCCGGCCTACAAATGTCCTCGCCGGAGCTCAATCAAGGGCCCCACGATCATCCATCGCCGCTGCATCAGCAGAATCATTTGAGTGAAGCCGTGAATGCTCTAGCAACGGACCCGAATTTCGCGGCCGCTCTAGCGGCCGCGATCTCCTCGCTTATAGGTGGCGGCCCGAGTCCCAGTAACGGCAACGacagcaacaacaacaacaacaacgagCAATAG
- the LOC121759605 gene encoding cyprosin-like: MGKRHSFATIFLLFVLFNSAFAARDDGLLRIGLTKRKLNQIDRVSDGIKSKQGGLVNDRYKIRGVRGDSGADIIGLKNYLDAQYFGEIGIGTPSQKFTVIFDTGSSNLWVPSSKCYFSVACLFHSKYKSSHSSTYKKNGKSAAIQYGTGSISGFFSQDNVQIGDLTVKDQEFIEATKEPGITFLAAKFDGILGLGFQEISVGNAVPVWYNMVNQGLVKDPVFSFWFNRGGNEEDGGELVFGGVDPNHFKGEHTYVPVTQKGYWQFDMGDVLIGGESTGFCAGGCSAIADSGTSLLTGPTTVITLINHEIGASGVVSQECKSVVSVYGKNILEMLLSEDEPKKICSQVGLCSFDGTRDVSMLIESVVDKESDSESHGLGDEMCSVCEMAVVWMQNQLKRNQTQEMILDYINQLCDRLPSPMGESSVDCNALSSMPNVSFTIGGKKFALTPEQYILKVGEGDVAQCISGFTALDVAPPRGPLWILGDVFMAQYHTVFDYGNMKVGFAEST; the protein is encoded by the exons ATGGGTAAAAGGCACAGCTTTGCCACAATTTTTCTCTTATTTGTGCTGTTTAATTCAGCTTTTGCTGCTCGTGATGATGGGTTGCTGAGAATTGGGTTAACAAAGAGGAAATTGAATCAGATTGATCGGGTTTCGGATGGGATTAAATCAAAGCAGGGGGGTTTAGTGAATGATCGTTACAAAATCCGTGGCGTTAGGGGAGATTCGGGTGCGGATATCATTGGTTTGAAGAACTATTTGGATGCTCAATATTTTGGTGAGATTGGCATTGGGACCCCTTCACAAAAGTTCACTGTGATTTTCGACACGGGGAGCTCTAATCTTTGGGTGCCATCATCAAAATGCTACTTTTCT GTTGCTTGCCTTTTCCATTCGAAGTATAAGTCGAGCCATTCTAGCACCTACAAAAAGAATG GTAAATCTGCTGCGATTCAGTATGGAACTGGATCTATCTCTGGGTTTTTCAGCCAGGATAATGTTCAGATTGGTGACCTTACTGTAAAAGATCAG GAATTTATTGAAGCTACCAAAGAACCCGGCATCACATTTTTGGCTGCTAAGTTCGATGGCATTCTTGGACTTGGATTCCAGGAAATTTCTGTTGGCAATGCCGTTCCTGTCTG GTACAACATGGTGAATCAAGGCCTTGTGAAGGACCCGGTTTTCTCATTTTGGTTTAATCGCGGTGGTAACGAAGAAGATGGCGGTGAGCTCGTTTTTGGTGGCGTCGATCCTAACCATTTCAAGGGCGAGCACACCTATGTTCCCGTCACTCAGAAGGGTTATTGGCAG TTCGACATGGGCGACGTTCTCATTGGTGGGGAATCAACAG GATTTTGCGCTGGTGGATGCTCGGCCATCGCAGATTCTGGAACTTCATTGCTGACTGGACCGACT ACTGTGATCACTCTCATTAATCATGAGATCGGAGCTTCTGGTGTTGTGAGCCAGGAATGCAAGTCTGTCGTTTCTGTTTATGGAAAAAACATATTGGAAATGTTGTTGTCTGAG GACGAACCTAAGAAGATCTGCTCCCAGGTTGGTTTGTGCTCCTTCGATGGCACTCGAGATGTTAG TATGCTTATCGAGAGTGTGGTGGACAAGGAAAGCGACAGCGAATCACACGGCCTCGGTGACGAAATGTGCTCGGTTTGCGAAATGGCAGTCGTGTGGATGCAGAATCAACTCAAACGAAACCAAACACAAGAAATGATTCTTGACTATATTAATCAG CTCTGTGACCGGCTTCCCAGCCCGATGGGTGAATCATCTGTCGACTGCAATGCTCTTTCTTCGATGCCCAATGTTTCCTTTACCATTGGTGGTAAAAAATTTGCTCTCACCCCGGAACAG TACATCCTGAAAGTCGGTGAGGGCGACGTAGCTCAGTGCATCAGTGGATTCACAGCCTTAGACGTGGCCCCGCCCCGCGGCCCTCTATG GATTCTCGGGGATGTTTTCATGGCGCAGTATCACACCGTCTTCGACTACGGGAATATGAAGGTTGGTTTCGCTGAATCTACTTAA
- the LOC121756982 gene encoding protein RRP6-like 3 isoform X2, which translates to MCVTFGAAAMAAENELLRATPLAIAATCFFALAISVYLIKQFFAKSKRSKPCYLIAEFKPQYKFKRVLADNSYSQFKHLKLHAADSVSEEEELNLHPYKGEVSRLMKNANVGILELFDGCEKWSMEMGGEYVWVEAEEQLRELVVDLSNEEVFAVDTEQHGLRSFLGFTALIQISTMSKDYLIDTIALHDVMGLLRPVFANPAICKMFHGAHNDVLWLQRDFHIYVVNLFDTAKACDILSKPHKSLAYLLETYCGVATNKLLQREDWRQRPLSEEMIQYARVDAHYLLYIAYCLYLELKQLENENSSPGDKFHFILEASRRSNATCLQLFAKDIESCTGELAASSIVSRCLNDPGNISPSLCDEKFQELVRRLCVWRDLMARLHDESLRFVLSDNAIIALAAKIPTTEADIYSSMLEADSDVESVTMVPLQTPSPVVCSHLDDLFCLLRGKITKLDDILQMCIREHLGQGGSCPLSAYNYALLSKTTLGTGSRITPNHNGFRASKQVAKMASRQLFVQKFSCKSPVYHNCKIYASDGRLLCYCDQRKLQWYLNRDLAKLVEEDPLSIILLFEPKGRPEDEDNDFYIQKKKNICVGCGEGNHYLRYRIIPSCYRIHFPEHLKSHRSHDIVLLCVDCHEIAHTAAEKYKKQVAAEFGIPLFICRVADLDKTQNTPTSLPASCEEINVSPLQLRIASMALLRHGPQMPSQRREELMQTVMTYYGGREITDEDLEKALLVGMSPHERRRFKKKRGYTFKHIRKSSNPIDAEEDIGGRPPVTIKNAAHDEDEDSLHTNTTDGYQQDDDNIFEDAKITAPCSIDADDSLSDTKIVSGIGSICISSNDDTSGGGNLSNGKTHPSEENETLLKNDSKMSLSGHGPHGKQVVEYLLKEHGEDGVREFCQRWRHVFVEALHPRFLPGGWDVKHRI; encoded by the exons ATGTGTGTAACATTTGGAGCTGCGGCAATGGCGGCGGAAAATGAATTGCTCAGAGCTACACCGCTCGCTATCGCTGCCACCTGTTTCTTCGCACTTGCAATCTCTGTTTATCTCATAAAGCAATTCTTTGCGAAGTCAAAACGCAGTAAACCTTGTTATTTGATTGCGGAATTCAAACCCCAATACAAATTCAAGCGAGTATTGGCGGATAATTCGTACTCTCAATTCAAACACCTTAAGCTCCACGCAGCTGATTCTGTCTCCGAAG AGGAGGAATTGAATTTGCATCCATACAAAGGGGAAGTTTCGAGGCTAATGAAAAATGCAAATGTGGGGATTTTGGAGTTATTTGATGGGTGTGAGAAGTGGAGTATGGAGATGGGAGGTGAGTATGTGTGGGTTGAGGCGGAGGAGCAGCTGCGAGAGCTCGTGGTGGATTTGAGCAATGAGGAGGTGTTTGCGGTGGATACCGAGCAGCACGGTTTGAGATCCTTTTTAGGCTTCACAGCTTTAATTCAG ATATCCACTATGAGCAAGGATTATTTGATAGACACAATTGCCCTACATGATGTGATGGGGCTTCTTAGACCTGTATTTGCCAATCCTGCAATATGCAAG ATGTTTCATGGTGCCCATAATGATGTACTCTGGCTTCAAAGAGATTTCCACATCTATGTTGTCAATTTATTTGACACGGCCAAG GCATGTGATATCTTATCAAAGCCTCACAAATCGTTGGCGTATTTGCTTGAAACATATTGCGGTGTTGCCACAAACAAGCTGTTACAG AGAGAGGACTGGAGACAGCGTCCTTTATCAGAAGAAATGATCCAGTATGCTCGAGTGGATGCACACTATCTGCTGTACATAGCATATTGTCTATACCTGGAGCTTAAACAACTGGAAAATG AAAATTCATCTCCTGGTGACAAGTTCCATTTTATTCTCGAGGCTAGTCGACGGTCAAATGCAACTTGTTTGCAGCTTTTTGCAAAAGATATCGAATCTTGTACTGGCGAATTGGCTGCATCATCAAtcgtttctcggtgtttaaatgATCCCGGAAATATTTCGCCAAGTCTTTGTGATGAGAAG TTTCAGGAACTTGTGAGACGACTGTGTGTATGGAGGGATTTAATG GCTCGCCTCCATGATGAGAGCCTTAGATTTGTTTTATCAGATAACGCGATCATTGCACTAGCAGCTAAAATCCCGACAACCGAAGCTGATATTTACAGCAGTATGCTCGAAGCTGATTCAGATGTTGAATCTGTGACAATGGTTCCTCTCCAAACTCCATCTCCTGTAGTTTGCTCTCATTTGGACGACCTGTTCTGCCTGCTCCGAGGAAAGATTACCAAGCTTGATGATATACTTCAAATGTGCATCCGGGAACACCTCGGTCAAGGCGGTAGCTGTCCTCTTTCTGCATATAACTATGCCCTTCTGTCCAAAACTACCCTGGGAACAGGCAGTAGAATCACCCCTAATCACAACGGGTTTAGAGCTTCAAAACAGGTTGCAAAGATGGCTTCTCGACAGCTTTTTGTTCAGAAGTTTTCATGCAAGTCCCCTGTTTATCACAACTGCAAGATCTATGCCAGTGATGGAAGATTATTATGTTACTGTGATCAGAGAAAGCTTCAATG GTATCTGAACCGGGATCTAGCAAAACTTGTAGAAGAAGATCCTCTGTCCATCATACTTCTCTTTGAGCCCAAAGGACGCCCAGAAGATGAGGACAACGACTTTTATattcagaagaagaaaaatatatgTGTTGGCTGTGGCGAAGGAAACCACTACCTACGATACAGAATTATACCTTCTTGCTACAGAATACATTTTCCAGAGCATTTGAAAAGTCATCGCTCGCATGATATTGTCCTCCTGTGTGTGGATTGTCATGAAATTGCTCATACTGCTGCTGAAAAGTACAAAAAGCAAGTAGCTGCTGAATTTGGAATACCATTATTTATCTGTAGAGTTGCTGACTTGGATAAGACACAAAATACACCTACATCTTTGCCTGCATCGTGTGAGGAGATAAACGTGTCTCCTTTACAGTTACGCATTGCTTCTATGGCTCTGCTGCGCCACGGACCACAAATGCCATCTCAGCGCCGTGAAGAATTAATGCAG ACAGTCATGACATACTATGGAGGTAGAGAAATAACAGACGAAGATCTTGAAAAGGCTTTGTTAGTCGGAATGAGTCCTCACGAGAGAAGAAGATTCAAAAAAAAGAGAGGCTACACATTCAAACACATCAGAAAAAGTAGCAATCCGATTGATGCTGAAGAGGATATTGGTGGCAGGCCACCAGTCACCATCAAGAATGCAGCGCACGATGAAGATGAGGATTCGTTGCACACCAATACAACAGATGGTTATCAACAAGATGATGACAACATTTTTGAGGATGCAAAAATAACTGCTCCATGCAGCATTGACGCTGATGATTCTCTATCAGATACAAAGATAGTTTCAGGAATCGGAAGCATTTGTATCTCCAGCAATGATGATACTTCTGGTGGCGGAAACCTATCAAATGGGAAGACTCATCCATCGGAGGAAAATGAAACATTGCTAAAGAATGATTCCAAAATGTCATTATCAGGACACGGACCTCACGGAAAGCAAGTAGTCGAATATCTGCTTAAGGAGCATGGCGAAGATGGGGTTCGCGAGTTTTGTCAGAGATGGAGACATGTTTTCGTCGAAGCTCTCCATCCACGTTTCTTGCCTGGTGGATGGGATGTTAAGCACAG
- the LOC121756982 gene encoding protein RRP6-like 3 isoform X1 codes for MCVTFGAAAMAAENELLRATPLAIAATCFFALAISVYLIKQFFAKSKRSKPCYLIAEFKPQYKFKRVLADNSYSQFKHLKLHAADSVSEEEELNLHPYKGEVSRLMKNANVGILELFDGCEKWSMEMGGEYVWVEAEEQLRELVVDLSNEEVFAVDTEQHGLRSFLGFTALIQISTMSKDYLIDTIALHDVMGLLRPVFANPAICKMFHGAHNDVLWLQRDFHIYVVNLFDTAKACDILSKPHKSLAYLLETYCGVATNKLLQREDWRQRPLSEEMIQYARVDAHYLLYIAYCLYLELKQLENENSSPGDKFHFILEASRRSNATCLQLFAKDIESCTGELAASSIVSRCLNDPGNISPSLCDEKFQELVRRLCVWRDLMARLHDESLRFVLSDNAIIALAAKIPTTEADIYSSMLEADSDVESVTMVPLQTPSPVVCSHLDDLFCLLRGKITKLDDILQMCIREHLGQGGSCPLSAYNYALLSKTTLGTGSRITPNHNGFRASKQVAKMASRQLFVQKFSCKSPVYHNCKIYASDGRLLCYCDQRKLQWYLNRDLAKLVEEDPLSIILLFEPKGRPEDEDNDFYIQKKKNICVGCGEGNHYLRYRIIPSCYRIHFPEHLKSHRSHDIVLLCVDCHEIAHTAAEKYKKQVAAEFGIPLFICRVADLDKTQNTPTSLPASCEEINVSPLQLRIASMALLRHGPQMPSQRREELMQTVMTYYGGREITDEDLEKALLVGMSPHERRRFKKKRGYTFKHIRKSSNPIDAEEDIGGRPPVTIKNAAHDEDEDSLHTNTTDGYQQDDDNIFEDAKITAPCSIDADDSLSDTKIVSGIGSICISSNDDTSGGGNLSNGKTHPSEENETLLKNDSKMSLSGHGPHGKQVVEYLLKEHGEDGVREFCQRWRHVFVEALHPRFLPGGWDVKHSGKRDFGEFSVYKPTTNASAAAIAG; via the exons ATGTGTGTAACATTTGGAGCTGCGGCAATGGCGGCGGAAAATGAATTGCTCAGAGCTACACCGCTCGCTATCGCTGCCACCTGTTTCTTCGCACTTGCAATCTCTGTTTATCTCATAAAGCAATTCTTTGCGAAGTCAAAACGCAGTAAACCTTGTTATTTGATTGCGGAATTCAAACCCCAATACAAATTCAAGCGAGTATTGGCGGATAATTCGTACTCTCAATTCAAACACCTTAAGCTCCACGCAGCTGATTCTGTCTCCGAAG AGGAGGAATTGAATTTGCATCCATACAAAGGGGAAGTTTCGAGGCTAATGAAAAATGCAAATGTGGGGATTTTGGAGTTATTTGATGGGTGTGAGAAGTGGAGTATGGAGATGGGAGGTGAGTATGTGTGGGTTGAGGCGGAGGAGCAGCTGCGAGAGCTCGTGGTGGATTTGAGCAATGAGGAGGTGTTTGCGGTGGATACCGAGCAGCACGGTTTGAGATCCTTTTTAGGCTTCACAGCTTTAATTCAG ATATCCACTATGAGCAAGGATTATTTGATAGACACAATTGCCCTACATGATGTGATGGGGCTTCTTAGACCTGTATTTGCCAATCCTGCAATATGCAAG ATGTTTCATGGTGCCCATAATGATGTACTCTGGCTTCAAAGAGATTTCCACATCTATGTTGTCAATTTATTTGACACGGCCAAG GCATGTGATATCTTATCAAAGCCTCACAAATCGTTGGCGTATTTGCTTGAAACATATTGCGGTGTTGCCACAAACAAGCTGTTACAG AGAGAGGACTGGAGACAGCGTCCTTTATCAGAAGAAATGATCCAGTATGCTCGAGTGGATGCACACTATCTGCTGTACATAGCATATTGTCTATACCTGGAGCTTAAACAACTGGAAAATG AAAATTCATCTCCTGGTGACAAGTTCCATTTTATTCTCGAGGCTAGTCGACGGTCAAATGCAACTTGTTTGCAGCTTTTTGCAAAAGATATCGAATCTTGTACTGGCGAATTGGCTGCATCATCAAtcgtttctcggtgtttaaatgATCCCGGAAATATTTCGCCAAGTCTTTGTGATGAGAAG TTTCAGGAACTTGTGAGACGACTGTGTGTATGGAGGGATTTAATG GCTCGCCTCCATGATGAGAGCCTTAGATTTGTTTTATCAGATAACGCGATCATTGCACTAGCAGCTAAAATCCCGACAACCGAAGCTGATATTTACAGCAGTATGCTCGAAGCTGATTCAGATGTTGAATCTGTGACAATGGTTCCTCTCCAAACTCCATCTCCTGTAGTTTGCTCTCATTTGGACGACCTGTTCTGCCTGCTCCGAGGAAAGATTACCAAGCTTGATGATATACTTCAAATGTGCATCCGGGAACACCTCGGTCAAGGCGGTAGCTGTCCTCTTTCTGCATATAACTATGCCCTTCTGTCCAAAACTACCCTGGGAACAGGCAGTAGAATCACCCCTAATCACAACGGGTTTAGAGCTTCAAAACAGGTTGCAAAGATGGCTTCTCGACAGCTTTTTGTTCAGAAGTTTTCATGCAAGTCCCCTGTTTATCACAACTGCAAGATCTATGCCAGTGATGGAAGATTATTATGTTACTGTGATCAGAGAAAGCTTCAATG GTATCTGAACCGGGATCTAGCAAAACTTGTAGAAGAAGATCCTCTGTCCATCATACTTCTCTTTGAGCCCAAAGGACGCCCAGAAGATGAGGACAACGACTTTTATattcagaagaagaaaaatatatgTGTTGGCTGTGGCGAAGGAAACCACTACCTACGATACAGAATTATACCTTCTTGCTACAGAATACATTTTCCAGAGCATTTGAAAAGTCATCGCTCGCATGATATTGTCCTCCTGTGTGTGGATTGTCATGAAATTGCTCATACTGCTGCTGAAAAGTACAAAAAGCAAGTAGCTGCTGAATTTGGAATACCATTATTTATCTGTAGAGTTGCTGACTTGGATAAGACACAAAATACACCTACATCTTTGCCTGCATCGTGTGAGGAGATAAACGTGTCTCCTTTACAGTTACGCATTGCTTCTATGGCTCTGCTGCGCCACGGACCACAAATGCCATCTCAGCGCCGTGAAGAATTAATGCAG ACAGTCATGACATACTATGGAGGTAGAGAAATAACAGACGAAGATCTTGAAAAGGCTTTGTTAGTCGGAATGAGTCCTCACGAGAGAAGAAGATTCAAAAAAAAGAGAGGCTACACATTCAAACACATCAGAAAAAGTAGCAATCCGATTGATGCTGAAGAGGATATTGGTGGCAGGCCACCAGTCACCATCAAGAATGCAGCGCACGATGAAGATGAGGATTCGTTGCACACCAATACAACAGATGGTTATCAACAAGATGATGACAACATTTTTGAGGATGCAAAAATAACTGCTCCATGCAGCATTGACGCTGATGATTCTCTATCAGATACAAAGATAGTTTCAGGAATCGGAAGCATTTGTATCTCCAGCAATGATGATACTTCTGGTGGCGGAAACCTATCAAATGGGAAGACTCATCCATCGGAGGAAAATGAAACATTGCTAAAGAATGATTCCAAAATGTCATTATCAGGACACGGACCTCACGGAAAGCAAGTAGTCGAATATCTGCTTAAGGAGCATGGCGAAGATGGGGTTCGCGAGTTTTGTCAGAGATGGAGACATGTTTTCGTCGAAGCTCTCCATCCACGTTTCTTGCCTGGTGGATGGGATGTTAAGCACAG